The DNA sequence caattgcGAATTCCACTtcccggttaggtggaaattcattaatatcatccgcaaacacatctggaaattcacatacaacgGGAATatgctctaaactctgatcatcacctgatactcccgcagttaataacatagtaccctgacattcggttccagaacagtttactatcatagaattcaaatagtaactattcaccacaaccggtgcttctgacccttctggcataaactgtactgacttctcagaacaatcaagtaaaacatgattcttggataaccaatccaatcccaaaatgagatcaagaccagtcataggcaaacaaatcaaatcatgcacaaattcacgctgttgcactcgaaaaggaacttgtggacattctatcctagtcaccatagcttcatgagtagcattatatactttcaaatcataacctagaaccaccattctcaatcctaattcatgggccttttcaaatgcaataaatgaatgacttgctcctgaatcaaataaagcatttaagattttaccagccatttcacaattacctctaataagtgtctcagatccctcagcatcaatggtagaagtggtgtatactctccccagctgctgcaccctaccagtctcatacttcttcttctcaggGCAATTACTGGCTATATGCCCGGGCTGTCCACAGGAATAGCACACTCCAAGTCCTAGTCTGCACGGAACTCCAGGATGATACTTTCCGCACTTCTGACAATTCAGATCTTgctgtggctgcttcccaaacctttttccttgacTAGCATTGGTATTCGGCCTTCTGTAATTACCTTGACCCTGAGTCTGCTGCGAAACAAAACCTCCACGtttgaaattcctacctctcggagcaaagttcctccctgaaggcctctgaaaaggcatcctcaaactccctttctctgctgccgccttcctcacacaatcctcagccaccctactcttattcaccaattcagaaaataccctgatctccattggggcaacgaagctcagaatatcgctccgaagacctccctcatatttaatacacttccattcagcaaaatcttcaggcgcaccttgacagatacgagaaaagtgacataactcctcaaatttgctagtatactcagcaatagtcatctgtccctgctttaactgcattaattcaagttccttggcatttctggctgaattaggaaaatatttcttatagaactctgtccagaaaacctcccaaggaatcgcagcaccatcaggctgcaggatacgtcgtgttccctgccaccaatactgagcttcaccttgcaactgataagtcccaaattcaacccattgctcttcaggaacctgCTGTGCCTGTAATGCcctttccatagcctgaatccaattatctgcatcagtgggatttgaggttcccctaaaagtcggagggcgaactttcagaaatgtagcaagtgtcataggaccatctccatcattattgttcccatgattaccctgatttatctgattacccagtgcctcagctgttgcctgcatagctgcagccatatttcccaaggcagccataaagtctactggatcagtccctgtgggtacaggagtaacggtgcctgtcctacctctacctcgcccgcgaccgcgtccgcgagtcgacatctggtccctatacacaccaaacaagtgatattaagttgatcagtctcaatatcgcaggtctaatgctttaagttccaaatgcatgctcacaaacgtttatgccatatatatcaatcagatatcctaatagcacataaacacatatacagagaatgcacagaagcacaatcagtccgtctttcaggctctataggaacgaactgctctgataccataatgtaacaccctaccacacaaagatttacgcttaagttgtaaaacagaggtgatctggtattacgacctctaaaataaaataagtacatataatagcagaagagttataatatgctaggagccttgaagaaaagggggaaataaaaatcgcacaataaaggcgcaacgctcaaggaacgagttaacttacgtgctaagaaaaccataactatcaaacataagctaacagaagtgggaacagagtgccaaagatacaaatatcaagctcctaactcagcctgcgaagtcaagactggccggagaatatttacacatatatatacatacatatccaaaacccaaaagtacatatacacaatcctgcctctccataaacctctaagaggatcaaaaagaataagtcatgcggagagaaaactaagcacatatatatacatcatagcataacaaaatatcccagtaaccactccgtttcaagagtccagacgcctaacgagatgcctctcgacctgcatctgaaaaataacaacatagtatggaatgagaaccggaggttctcagtatggtaaaggtgccacacacataatatataaggtcctgggaatgccagaggcaatcctagaacgccggcactcagattgtagagcttaaagtattaaacagaagccataaaaggtggtttcctagaaatatttaatcctaacttaacttaaccttaaatctaagtcctatactgccattcctccatacctccaattccatcatgcattttcacagacaaataaacagataaaggcaaacacaagaaagttacaactactgcaggtaacaaatacacattcataatacatatatacccaatttaatactcaaagctcaaatttaatgaaattaaaatagaattatcgtatcctcaccttacccaagcttcacataagcaagagtgaacgtttctctcaagctaattggatcctaaaacatcagaaatcaaagaaattcaatattcccacttaaaattcgaaaattgggggaagatgaagctgagagtgattaaacaagttaccagtgaaattgttccggtagaaatgtagagctcgacgcggtgaacgcgtggccgcaaacggtgcggcgattggagctcggacggagaagttacggggatCGGAAATTTACCGTAAAGTTACGGAAGCTTTCTCCCCTCCCTGGAAGTGTTTCACGCTGCTGCATCCAAATGAGGGAGAGAAAGGGTTCAGCTTCATTTTAATGAgttggtccggttggaccgacggcccggtttgggtccggttcaaccggttcggtccgtTTGGTCTAATTTTTGGAccgatttcttcgaaattagtgtcaaaattctcgtttcgatgagctctaccctattttgatataatattcgcatttctaatcctccttattaaaaaataatttattaactaattatctactaatttaaccggggtttacagtCATCGTGCCTTGGCAGAAATTCATCAAATCACGTTTCAATTCGAAAACGCGAGGGCCATTGCCATGCTGAAATCGGTCTTTCAAATCATTCCAAAGTTCAGCAGCCGAATTTGTATACACCAGTGAAGTGGCTATCTCTTTTGAAACAGAGTTTAGAATCCAAGTGCTCACTACATCATTGACACACtgccaattttcaaatttttctggTTTAATGGTAGGATCAGGTTGAGGAACAGAACCTGTGATAAAGCCAAGCTTTCTCTTGGCATTGAGGGCTTTTTGTATAGCGCGGCTCCATGAATGATAGTTGTCCTCACTGAGTTGTTGAGTGACTAAGATCAAACCTAGTTGATCATGAACACGCACGATGAATATCTTCTCGTCGAGGCTCGTTGATCAGAAATTGCTGTTTCGATTCAAAAACAGGGATGAAACAAGCAAGATCTCATCAATCTCTATCGTGTGAgccaagaagagagaaagagaggaagaaagaagaagatcgaGGAAAGAAGATGCAGAAATGGCAGAGAGAAAagggagaggaagagagagagtgaaCGGTTATGAAAGCTTCAAGAAGAGTTTGCTTCTGATACCATATTGAACAGAAAGAAGGGAAAAATAGAATCTGCTATTGAGCTTTTCAATTGAGAGTTTATATACATGCACTATAATGAAGTTAATCAAGCTTGTGACTAATTGAGTCCCAATTCTAATTAATTGGTATAGCTAATTTAATTTCTAACTAACTTTAACTTATGCTACTAATCGTATATCTAATAGAatcatataatattaatttttctttaatttatatatgtaaaaaaaaaaagccttAAATGATATAAACATTGAGTATTTGAACctaaaatatcactcttatagcTGAAGCTGCACCACACATATTTATCGCACACCTAAGTCATGAgtaacactatatatatatatatatatatatatatatataactccaaattttatatgGACTGACCAGATTATTGTTGCtactttttattatctttttcgaATAAAAATCAATGAGTAGTGATTATCTTTAATTTGTCCatttcctctgatttttttttttttttggtgttcgTCCACTTCCTCTGATTCAGGCTTCCCTATATATTATATTCTGTACCTTATATTGAGATATCAATCTGTTATTACTGTTTGGTTTTCATAATAATGGGCGAGAGTAATATTTTAAGAGAAATTCTTGgggataataatttttaatattttggtttattatttaattagtataaatattaaattatttttaataaataaattttattaatttatatatgcaaattctaaaaaataagtGTAAACTGTATTTATTTATGTgtccaaattatatattttttatgtgcaAAATATATGTAAATATGAGCGTAAATTATTGCTGGCTAAGtgttgacaaaaaataataatatttgttggcCATATAAAAATTGCTCATATCTTAGTTAAAtctatctttcaaaaatttttaataagataatttaattttaattattaaattagtttttaatattttattttattagataaattaattgtgattgttatttaatgaaatatataataactttttaaattttttagataaattcttccataaaataaataatatgataCGAAATTGatttgttaaataaaataaaaatttaataattaaaatttattaaaaattaaaatacttgactaaaatttttttaagaattgatCTAGAATATTATGACTCTTAGTGTTTGATGAGACATTATAttgataaaatagaaattaaatcaaaagcatatttgcttttatttatgttcaaaatttatgtattttattaaaaaatacaaaatttatctcaaaatacagatattttttattttctaaataaatctatatttttattttagtaaagaaAAGGATTATAAATACATGTTATCATAGTTTATTTAGTTACATGTATGTGTCTCTCTCCAATTATTAGTTCCTTCTTCCTCAACTATACATTACTCTAGCACATACCATGGATCTTCAGAACCTTATCTCTATCTTCACCACCTTCCTCTTTCTCTTTATGCTATTGAAAATAGCCATGAAGAAATTTAGTTCTTCCAAGGATATTACCAATTTACCCCCAGGGCCAAGAAAGCTACCCATAATAGGAAACATGCACAACCTTGTAGGATCAATGCCCCATGAATGCCTAAGAAACTTAGCATCCAAATATGGACCCTTAATGCACCTTAAACTAGGAGAAGTGTCCCACATAATAGTTACATCACCTGAAATGGCACAAGAGATTATGAAGACTCAAGATCTCAACTTTTGTGATAGGCCAAACCTTCTCTTTGCTAGAGTCATGACTTACAATCGCACCGACATTGCCCTTGGCCCCTATGGAGATTATTGGAGGCATATACGAAAGATCTGCAACATGGAGTTATTAACAGCAAAGCGTGTTCAATCTTTTAGGCACATAAGAGAAGCAGAGGTTTCAGAGTTGGTCAAAGCAATATCTCAAAGTCAAGGCTCCATTTTTAATCTCTCTCACAAGATTTTTTCAACGACCTACGGAATAGCAGCAAGAATagtatttggtaaaaaaaaaaaaaaatgatacatagtgcaaatattttaattttacatttattattattattattattattgttgttgttgttacatTTATATCTCATTACATGTATTTCTATCATATTTGCTATCTAATAATTGTATGACTTTTATTTGACAATATAGGTAAAAAATATAGCTACCAAGAATTTTTTATATCATCTATTGAGAAAGCAATTCAAATAGGAGGAGGAAATTGCATTGCTGATCTGTATCCTTCAATTAGAGTAGTGCTTGAAATGATGAGTAGAGACAAGGCTAAACTTGAAGAACTGTATATAAAGACTGATAAGGTATTACAAGACATCATAGATGATCATAGAAATAGAAAAGATGGCaaatgtgaagaagaagaagaaggtagtGAAGATCTAGTTGATGTTCTTCTCAAGTTTCAACAAATAGAATCTGAATATCCTTTGACTGATGACAACATCAAAGCAATCATCCAGGTTAGTCTAATAAAAacaagggtaaagtatactttttgtttttaaagtttggtaaaaactttaaaaatatctctaagttttattttattttaattttgttccaatttaacaataatgcatgaaaattatgcttgatttgtttTTGTTGagagttgttcttatgaaattgttgttgaattggtcttaaattttttgaaaaattaactatcaagggtatatttgatgcaaatcgaaaacttttgggacaaaattgaaacaaaataaaacttagggatatttttaaaacttttatcaaacttcaggaacaaaaaatatactttaccctaaaaacAATTATTATCAGTTTAATTGTTTTTGTGAAACTAAACAGGCCATGTGTTCATCAAGTGAAATATATAAGCATattaatttaacaaaatttttattataaatttataattaatccaTTTGCAGGACATATTTACTGCTGGTGGAGAAACATCCTCAGCAGTTGTGGAATGGGCAATGGCTGAAATGATAAAGAATCCAAAAGTGATGGAAAGAGCACAATCTGAAGTTAGAAGGGTTTATGGTAACAAAGGGTATGTGGATGAATCAGAATTGCACCAATTAACATACCTTAAGTGTATCATCAAAGAAACCTTAAGGTTACATCCATCTGTGCCGTTGTTACTTCCAAGAGAGAACAGAGAACCATGCCAAATCAAAGGGTATCAAATTCCATCCAATTCTAGAATTATTATCAATGCTTGGGCAATTGGAAGAGATCCTAGGTATTGGATTGATGCCATGGATTTTAAGCCTGAGAGGTTTGTTGATGAATATTCAATTGATAATAGAGGCACAAACTTTGAGTTTATTCCATTTGGTAGTGGAAGAAGAATGTGTCCTGGAATTGCATTTGCTACACCAAACATGGAGTTGTCACTTGCTCAATTTCTTTACCATTTTGATTGGAAGCTTCCCAATGGAATCAAGAATGAGGAACTTGATATGACTGAGTTGTTTGGGATGActataagaagaagaaatgatCTCTGCTTGATTCCCATTATTCATCATCAACCTTAACAATTAATATAAATTTGATGAAAATTCAGGTGTagttaacttcatgtgaagtttaTAGTTAAGAATCGTTAAATATTTTGACAAGTTTAACTAAATTGTTATTTAGCGACTGAGTTTTCACTTATAAATTATCTCCCGCTgtgagaaaattaaaagaatgattttatgtattatattttattcaattttttttttaacatttgtcTATTTCTGTTACAAGTTTATATATctctcaaaaataaaatttataaatagttCATAGGTATAAAGCATCTCTCGTTTCATAAATTATAGTTTCAATTATTTATAAATAGTTCATAGGTATAAAGCATCTCTCGTTTCATAAATTATAGTTTCGAATTGAAGTGGAGTTAAGCTTATTAAATTTCAATTCTAATAACACATGAATCCATTGTTATTACATTATTATATAAAGTGAAGTATATAGTCAACAAACAACACTGCAACAAAAATTGCAAGCGACGGTGGTTCTCGATTCGAGTCACAATGGTTTAAACCGCTGTTTGATGTCAACCGTTATGGTCCGAAAAACGCAAATAGATAAACCATCGACATAGAAACGGTGATAGTTTTGTGGATAACCGTTAGAATAGAGAAAGTCTAGGAGACAGCACTTTTGTTGAAATTTAGTCGGCACTTAatcatcaaaagaaaaatgattaattttatattattagatgtcatctcacactattaaaaatattgatgatggctaattgatggctaaacATCACAAATTCTGCTTGTTCCTTACTATTACACAAGACACGTAGCTAATGACGACGGTTTAAAACTACCACTATGCATGATTTAAAACAGTGCAACTAgaggaaataattttttttttatattttaaataattagtacgtaaaaataaatatttaaattaattaaataataataaattttaaaaaattgacaaaatactACATTTTAAAGGATAAGTAATATTTTTCGATTTAAAA is a window from the Arachis hypogaea cultivar Tifrunner chromosome 17, arahy.Tifrunner.gnm2.J5K5, whole genome shotgun sequence genome containing:
- the LOC112767067 gene encoding cytochrome P450 71D10; protein product: MDLQNLISIFTTFLFLFMLLKIAMKKFSSSKDITNLPPGPRKLPIIGNMHNLVGSMPHECLRNLASKYGPLMHLKLGEVSHIIVTSPEMAQEIMKTQDLNFCDRPNLLFARVMTYNRTDIALGPYGDYWRHIRKICNMELLTAKRVQSFRHIREAEVSELVKAISQSQGSIFNLSHKIFSTTYGIAARIVFGKKYSYQEFFISSIEKAIQIGGGNCIADLYPSIRVVLEMMSRDKAKLEELYIKTDKVLQDIIDDHRNRKDGKCEEEEEGSEDLVDVLLKFQQIESEYPLTDDNIKAIIQDIFTAGGETSSAVVEWAMAEMIKNPKVMERAQSEVRRVYGNKGYVDESELHQLTYLKCIIKETLRLHPSVPLLLPRENREPCQIKGYQIPSNSRIIINAWAIGRDPRYWIDAMDFKPERFVDEYSIDNRGTNFEFIPFGSGRRMCPGIAFATPNMELSLAQFLYHFDWKLPNGIKNEELDMTELFGMTIRRRNDLCLIPIIHHQP